From the genome of Lotus japonicus ecotype B-129 chromosome 6, LjGifu_v1.2, one region includes:
- the LOC130724089 gene encoding phosphatase IMPL1, chloroplastic, producing MTLVFSSARFSALPRSFSTGHKFSYSYPENHRKFHQNGWRSITNSLVSENFPKVGARSTGPIAAGDLIQVVTTAAQTGAQVVMDAVNKPRNITYKGLTDLVTETDKMSESAILEVVKKNFKDHLILGEEGGIIGDAASDYLWCIDPLDGTTNFAHGYPSFAVSVGVLYRGNPAAASVVEFVGGPMCWNTRIFSATAGGGAFCNGQRIQVSATNQVERSLLVTGFGYDHDEAWATNIDLFKEFTDVSRGVRRLGAAAVDMCHVALGIVEAYWEYRLKPWDMAAGVLMVEEAGGTVSRMDGGNFCVFDRSVLVSNGLLHAKLLERIGPATEKLKGKGIDFSLWYKPEDYRADV from the exons ATGACTCTTGTTTTCTCCTCCGCTCGATTTTCTGCTCTACCTCGATCCTTTTCCACAGGACACAAATTCTCCTACTCTTACCCTGAAAATCACAGGAAGTTCCACCAAAATGGGTGGCGTTCGATTACAAACTCACTGGTGTCTGAGAACTTCCCGAAGGTGGGTGCTCGATCGACGGGGCCCATTGCAGCTGGTGACCTCATTCAAGTGGTTACAACTGCTGCTCAGACCGGTGCTCAG GTTGTGATGGATGCTGTTAATAAGCCACGGAATATTACATACAAGGGATTAACTGACTTGGTGACTGA GACAGATAAAATGAGTGAATCTGCCATATtagaagtggtgaaaaagaattttAAAGATCATCTTATTCTTGGGGAAGAAGGAGGAATTATAGGAGACGCTGCGTCTGATTATCTCTGGTGCATTGATCCTTTAG ATGGGACTACAAACTTCGCACATGGCTATCCAAGCTTTGCTGTTTCTGTTGGTGTTCTATATCGAGGGAATCCTGCTGCTGCTAGTGTG GTTGAGTTTGTTGGAGGTCCCATGTGCTGGAATACCCGCATTTTCTCTGCAACTGCTG GTGGTGGAGCATTCTGCAACGGCCAAAGGATCCAAGTGAGTGCAACTAATCAG GTGGAACGATCTCTTCTAGTGACGGGTTTTGGGTATGATCATGATGAGGCATGGGCTACTAACATAGACTTATTCAAAGAATTTACTGATGTCAGCAGG GGTGTAAGACGGCTTGGTGCAGCTGCTGTAGACATGTGTCATGTAGCTTTGGGAATTGTAGAAGCTTACTGGGAATATCGTCTAAAGCCATGGGATATGGCTGCTGGTGTTTTG ATGGTGGAGGAAGCAGGAGGCACAGTTTCTCGGATGGATGGAGGAAATTTTTGTGTTTTTGATAGATCTGTATTGGTTTCAAATGGTCTGCTCCATGCAAAG
- the LOC130721984 gene encoding uncharacterized protein LOC130721984 encodes MDEINSIDVGKVVRGLGYLNFNVWYKDPGLGFEIGCKPFKDDRDVCAFLNDVSGYDVVNFYVEHIVEEEPEFVEPPPFLEFTQPTVEGEKDSEVLCEGQPTVEGHATGIDIDVDIIQVGQCSVEREKQGDTSVVGGESDKEGEAFNAGQGSGEGNKDGDAVIVEEEEVVAGDKEGEKKKSKKKEKKKGKKKDKNKGKKKEKKKGKKKDKKTEQEGGVESLVSESQSESESESAVSDVSLDDSDFDERWDWRTVLEVEGDERHPDSTSEEDDDAFVNEVDFDNEDGSSDELESPPDTDDEHYQPQKKYPRFKLGPEGTEVKFEVGQKFEASQVFKTAIREYSLQRRKNLIIEKSDSKRVVVKCEGECTFYCRLSKYKQNNFWQIVSLVDEHTCYRTAKNRHARPQILAKKLLPTIRHNPGLKCKSVIAEGQIRWGVVLNRFQASRVKAAAKKMIDGAEKDQYTNLRSYADELLRSNPQSTVIIKSSLGANGPVFERMYVCFAACRLAFAHHCRPLIGLDGCFLKGVYGGQLLSAVGKDGNNQMFPIAFAIVEAETRDSWEWFVALLLEDLNLVKQQRWAFISDQQKGLVPTLQSLAGDVEHRVCVKHVYGNWRKKYPGMEMKGALWAAARACTVPQFDRAMEKLKEMNEQAWMDLCQIPAKQWSRAHFSTNSLCDLQVNNMCEAFNMAILEHRDKPIISLVEGLKRYITSRIVKQRQLMMKYRGNIAPMIQQKLEDNKREAESWHPEWNGDTEYSKFEVSSGPFLKYGVEIKDSHCACRKWDLTGIPCCHAIACMWYNRTYPENFVHNYYKRDTFLATYSYIILPNNGPKLWTKSNLPPIQPPYVRRAPGRPKKLRNKKNDEPRNPYKIPRNQTKVKCSRCGQWGHNVRTCGGKTGADRDIEKGGNKKNPKKVHPGQASGSGTIPVTRSSSAAARAGKGPQKPQYKPAAKRKRKAPDAITTQTAPQPASQPASQPSSLPASQPASQPSSGHGSTITATLPPSGATTRRRKRPRVVVGTQESTS; translated from the exons ATGGATGAGATTAATTCAATTGATGTAGGCAAGGTTGTCAGAGGCTTAGGATATTTGAACTTTAATGTGTGGTACAAAGACCCTGGCCTTGGGTTTGAGATAGGCTGCAAGCCTTTCAAAGATGATAGAGATGTATGTGCCTTTCTGAATGATGTGAGTGGCTATGATGTTGTCAACTTCTATGTTGAGCATATAGTAGAGGAAGAGCCTGAGTTTGTTGAACCTCCACCATTTCTTGAATTTACACAGCCTACTGTTGAGGGGGAGAAAGATAGTGAAGTCTTGTGTGAAGGGCAGCCTACTGTTGAGGGACATGCTACTGGCATAGACATTGATGTTGACATAATACAAGTGGGACAGTGTAGTGTTGAGAGGGAGAAACAGGGTGATACAAGTGTTGTTGGTGGGGAGAGTGATAAGGAGGGTGAAGCATTTAATGCAGGACAGGGCAGTGGGGAGGGTAATAAAGATGGTGATGCAGTTATTGTTGAGGAAGAGGAGGTAGTTGCTGGAGACAAGGAAGGGGAGAAAAAGAAGagtaaaaagaaggaaaagaagaagggtaaaaagaaggacaagaataagggtaaaaagaaggaaaagaagaagggTAAAAAGAAGGACAAAAAGACAGAGCAGGAGGGGGGTGTTGAGAGTTTAGTGAGTGAGAGTCAAAGTGAATCTGAATCTGAGAGTGCAGTGAGTGATGTGAGTCTAGATGACAGTGATTTTGATGAGAGGTGGGACTGGAGGACAGTTTTAGAGGTTGAAGGAGATGAGAGGCATCCAGATAGTacctcagaggaagatgatgatgcatTTGTCAATGAAGTAGATTTTGACAATGAAGATGGTTCATCTGATGAGTTGGAATCTCCACCAGACACAGATGATGAGCATTACCAACCACAGAAGAAGTACCCAAGATTCAAGTTGGGTCCAGAAGGCACAGAAGTAAAATTTGAAGTTGGTCAG AAATTTGAAGCATCTCAAGTATTTAAGACAGCCATCAGAGAATATTCTCTTCAGAGGAGGAAGAATTTGATAATTGAGAAGAGTGATAGTAAGAGAGTGGTTGTCAAGTGTGAGGGAGAGTGCACATTCTACTGCAGGTTGTCCAAGTATAAGCAGAATAACTTCTGGCAGATTGTGAGTCTTGTAGATGAACACACATGCTATAGGACAGCAAAGAATAGACATGCCAGGCCACAAATCCTTGCTAAGAAGTTGCTTCCAACTATAAGACATAATCCTGGATTGAAATGCAAGTCAGTGATAGCTGAGGGGCAGATAAGGTGGGGTGTTGTCCTTAATAGGTTTCAAGCATCCAGAGTTAAGGCAGCTGCAAAGAAGATGATTGATGGGGCAGAAAAGGACCAATACACTAATCTCAGGAGCTATGCTGATGAGCTTCTTAGAAGCAATCCACAAAGCACAGTCATCATCAAGAGCTCTCTTGGAGCAAATGGTCCTGTTTTTGAAAGGATGTATGTTTGTTTTGCTGCTTGCAGGCTGGCATTTGCACATCATTGTAGGCCACTGATTGGACTGGATGGCTGTTTTCTGAAAGGTGTGTATGGAGGGCAGCTCCTTTCAGCTGTTGGAAAGGATGGGAACAACCAGATGTTCCCCATTGCATTTGCCATTGTTGAAGCTGAGACCAGAGACTCCTGGGAGTGGTTTGTAGCTTTATTGCTTGAAGACCTGAACTTGGTAAAGCAACAGAGATGGGCATTTATTTCAGATCAACAGAAG GGTCTAGTTCCCACTTTACAGTCATTAGCAGGTGATGTGGAGCATAGGGTTTGTGTGAAACATGTGTATGGTAATTGGAGGAAGAAATACCCAGGAATGGAAATGAAAGGTGCTTTGTGGGCTGCTGCAAGAGCATGCACTGTTCCACAATTTGATAGGGCTATGGAGAAGCTGAAGGAGATGAATGAACAAGCATGGATGGACCTCTGTCAGATACCTGCCAAGCAATGGTCAAGGGCCCATTTCAGCACTAATTCTCTGTGTGACCTACAAGTGAACAATATGTGTGAGGCTTTCAACATGGCCATTCTAGAACATAGAGACAAGCCAATCATTTCACTGGTTGAAGGATTGAAGCGCTATATCACCTCCAGGATTGTGAAGCAAAGACAATTAATGATGAAATATAGAGGGAATATAGCTCCTATGATTCAACAAAAATTAGAGGATAACAAGAGAGAAGCAGAAAGTTGGCATCCTGAATGGAATGGGGACACCGAATACTCTAAATTTGAGGTTTCAAGTGGTCCATTTTTGAAGTATGGTGTGGAGATCAAAGACAGCCATTGTGCTTGCAGAAAATGGGACTTGACAGGTATCCCATGCTGTCATGCAATTGCTTGTATGTGGTATAATCGCACCTACCCTGAAAACTTTGTGCACAACTACTACAA GAGGGATACATTTCTAGCAACATATTCCTACATCATTTTACCTAACAATGGCCCAAAATTGTGGACTAAAAGCAATCTTCCACCAATTCAACCACCATATGTAAGGAGGGCACCTGGGAGGCCAAAGAAACTAAGGAACAAGAAAAATGATGAACCAAGAAACCCTTACAAGATTCCAAGAAATCAAACAAAAGTGAAGTGCTCCAGATGTGGACAATGGGGGCATAATGTGAGGACATGTGGAGGTAAAACTGGTGCTGATAGGGACATAGAAAAGGGGGGCAACAAG AAAAATCCAAAGAAGGTCCACCCTGGCCAGGCTTCTGGAAGTGGAACAATTCCTGTAACAAGAAGTTCATCTGCTGCTGCAAGGGCTGGAAAAGGGCCTCAGAAACCTCAGTACAAACCTGCTGCAAAAAGAAAGAGGAAGGCTCCTGATGCAATTACAACCCAAACTGCTCCACAGCCAGCTTCCCAACCAGCTTCCCAACCATCTTCTCTGCCAGCTTCACAGCCAGCTTCACAGCCCTCATCAGGTCATGGGAGCACAATAACAGCTACACTGCCTCCATCTGGTGCAaccacaagaagaagaaagagaccaAGAGTTGTAGTTGGAACTCAAGAGAGCACTAGTTGA
- the LOC130726466 gene encoding uncharacterized protein LOC130726466: MGGESHFSGGSSVSSGYGRRRNVVLCKCGEVAPVVTTWTNENGNIGRRFYGCGRFKEQNRRHCDFFQWYDELEGNPRDKKIIAGLLRRVDEMKKNQAMLIKCCMLGWSVAVFLLIVCAILMVKMMK; this comes from the exons ATGGGTGGGGAAAGCCATTTCTCTGGAGGGAGCTCTGTTTCCAGTGGCTACGGTCGAAGGAGGAACGTTGTTTTGTGCAAGTGTGGAGAAGTTGCCCCGGTTGTGACTACTTGGACGAACGAGAACGGAAATATTGGTAGGCGGTTCTATGGATGTGGCAGGTTTAAG GAACAGAACAGGAGGCACTGTGATTTCTTCCAGTGGTATGATGAGTTGGAGGGTAACCCGCGTGACAAGAAAATAATTGCAGGCTTGTTGCGTAGAGTAGATGAGATGAAGAAGAACCAAGCAATGTTGATCAAGTGTTGTATGCTGGGATGGTCTGTAGCTGTGTTCCTGTTGATTGTATGTGCAATTctaatggtgaaaatgatgaaGTAG
- the LOC130724733 gene encoding uncharacterized protein LOC130724733 → MSLKEFPCLPYPKFTEAHNFENRFVADELNYNKDEMLKIHEELVCCLTSEQKGVYKNVLNAVLSDNGGFFFLYGFGGTGKTYVWKTLSAALRSRGLIVLNVASNGIASLLLSGGRTAHSRFSIPISINEISTCNLGQGSPKAELLKKASLIFWDEAPMLNKHCFEALDRSLNDIMKTRSTYGHDIPFGGKVVVLGGDLRQIRSVISKGSRSEIVGSAINSSYLWKHSKVMKLTVNMRLQNANSSSSAAEIKEFSDWLLQVGDGTITTIDEAESLIEIHPDLLIESCYVVQILNCRLLFSAIAVAVADFCFVVAEAAVANPLVRFAVLLSVGCCLGLRDAVLLIVVAAVSSDCCFY, encoded by the exons ATGTCACTGAAGGAATTTCCATGTTTGCCATATCCTAAATTTACTGAAGcacataattttgaaaatagattcGTTGCAGATGAGTTGAATTACAATAAAGATGAAATGCTTAAGATTCATGAAGAATTGGTTTGTTGCCTTACTTCAGAGCAAAAGGGagtttataaaaatgttttgaatGCTGTATTATCTGATAATGGGggattcttttttctatatggttttggaggaaCTGGGAAAACATATGTTTGGAAAACCTTATCTGCTGCTTTGCGTTCAAGGGGCCTGATTGTGTTAAATGTCGCATCCAACGGAATTGCATCGCTGTTGTTATCCGGAGGTAGAACTGCTCATTCCAGGTTCTCTATTCCTATTTCAATAAATGAGATATCAACATGTAATCTCGGTCAAGGTTCCCCAAAAGCTgaattattgaaaaaagcaaGCCTAATTTTTTGGGATGAGGCACCTATGTTGAACAAACATTGCTTTGAAGCTTTGGACAGATCTCTAAATGACATTATGAAGACTAGATCTACTTATGGTCATGACATTCCATTCGGAGGGAAAGTTGTGGTACTAGGAGGCGACCTTAGACAAATACGCTCAGTTATTTCCAAAGGAAGCCGTTCGGAGATTGTGGGTTCTgctatcaattcttcatatctatggaAGCATTCCAAGGTAATGAAGTTGACTGTTAATATGAGATTGCAGAATGCtaactcatcttcttcagcaGCAGAAATTAAAGAGTTTTCTGattggttgcttcaagtgggagaCGGAACAATTACAACCATTGATGAAGCCGAATCACTCATTGAGATTCATCCAGATCTTCTTATTGAATCGT GTTATGTTGTTCAAATATTGAATTG CCGTTTGCTGTTTTCTGCgattgctgttgctgttgcagATTTCTGCTTTGTTGTTGCTGAAGCTGCTGTTGCTAATCCTTTGGTCCGGTTTGCTGTTTTGCTGTCTGTTGGTTGCTGTTTGGGTTTGCGGGATGCTGTTTTGCtgattgttgttgctgctgtttcGTCTGATTGCTGTTTCTATTAG